Part of the Paenibacillus sp. FSL R7-0273 genome is shown below.
ATCAATCCTTGTATTTTCACCGCTGCCGATCCAGTCGAGCCCGCCATCGAGATAAGCATCGGTATTCGATAGCTGGCCTTCCGCCGGCTTGAGAAAATGAACCTCAGAGAAATGAATCTCCTTAGCTGCGTAGTACCCGGTATTTTGGACCAGGACAATTCGGTTGGCATCCCAGGCTGCCAGCCTGAACGGGCCGTTCGTCACAAAAGCTTTGGAACTGCCGGCCCAGCTGGTATTGGCTTTAACCGCTGCCGGATTTACCGGCAGATAAATATTCTCGGCAAGCATTTGAAGAAACGTATAGTCCGGAGCTGCAAGTGTCACCTGGAGTGTATGGTCATTCAGCGCCTTGATCCCTACTTTGGAGGCATCCTTCTGCTTACCGTTGTGATAATCTTGCGCCCCGGCTATCATATACATTTTGAAGGCCAGGCTGTTGTAAGACTGCGGAGACAATGCCCGCTTCCAGGCATATTCGAAATCCGCTGCCTCTACAGGCTGTCCGTTGCTCCATTTGGCGCTGGTCCGTAAGGCAAAGGTGTACGTTTTACCGCCGCCTGTTATTTTCCAGGACTTTGCTATACCCGGTACGGCCTGTCCCTTCTCATTCAAGCGGACCAGACCCTCGAACAGGCCCTTAATGACCGAAGACTCCGTATCGTTGACGGTAAGAGCCGGATCAAGCAGGCCCGGGATAACATCCACGCCAATTTTGAACACCTGCTTGCTTCCTTCTGCCGAAACCCTACCCTCTTGCGTTAATCCGATGCCCAATATCATTCCCATTGCTAAAAGCACATAAAGCAGCTTCTTCATCCACGATTCTCCCTTTTCCCTTTTTCACTGTTAAATCAGACCAATACTGCCATCTTATCATGTAACACCATATTCAGATAGAAAAACAACAAACAGCCGTTCATAAGCTGCAAGAGCTCATGAACGGCTTGGATACAGGATCTTCAGGATCGCCTTACTTCGTGTAACCGTTCATCTGCAGCCAGGAAGCACAGGCGTTGGTCCAGCTGCGGGTATGGGGCTCCTCTTCAGCTAATCCCAGGCCGTGTTCGCCGTGTGCATAAACATGGAGATCGAACGGAATCCCGCTGCGGCGCAGTGCGGAGGCAAGCAGCAGGCTGTTCTCCACCGGAACGGCGGCATCCTCCGCAGTATGCCAGAGGAAGGCAGGCGGTGAATCAGGCGTGACCTGTAATTCACCGCTGAGAAGGCGGATCAGCTCACCTGGCGGATTAGCACCAAGCAGATTCTCCCTGGAGCCTTCATGTGTTACTTCATCCGTCATAGAAATGACCGGGTAGCACAGAATGGAGAAGTCCGGACGGCACGACTCCCGTTCCAGTGCTTCCTCTGCCTCCTTGTTCCCTCTGTCAAACAGTCCGGATGCCGTTGAAGCCAGATGGCCTCCGGCCGAAAATCCCAGAATGCCGACCCTCTCCGGATCGATTCCGAATTCCTCCGCGCGGGAACGGATTGTCCGCAGCGCTCTCTGGGCATCCAGCAGCGCGCTCGGATACCGGTAAGGAGCTACGCGGTAACGCAGCACAAAAGCGGATATCCCAAGTAGGTTCAGCCACTCGGCTACCGGCCCTCCTTCATGTTCAGCCCGCAGCCAGTAAGCACCGCCCGGACAGATCAGCACTGCAGCGTTATTGCTTCCTTCCACCAGATACGGCGTAATGGCCGGGCAGTCCTCATCACTTATACCCTGGGCCCCCGGAGCACCCTCCGGCCATAATAACAATGTTTCCATCTGCATCCCTCAAGCTTTCCTACTATAATAGAATAATGAGTCTACATAGATTGAATGCTGTTGTCCCCTATATTTATGTATGTTCTAAGTTCAACCTATACCGGGAGTATCCTTTCCCACGACTCTTAGTCTATCAAGCTGCTATAATTCATGCAAACCGCTTACAACAATATCTGCCTCGCCCAGTACCTCAGCCCTTCCGATCCCGACGACCTGCATGCCTGCCGCTTTGCCTGCAGCGATGCCTGCTTCGGCATCCTCGAACACTACACACTCACCAGGCTGCAGTCCCAGCTCTTGAGCTGCCGTGAGAAATACCTCCGGGTCCGGCTTGGCCCTGGATACCTTATTGCCGTCAACAACAGCATCGAACATTCCGGCAATGTTCAGCTTATCCAGAATGAACAGTGCATTCTTGCTGGCTGAGCCGAGGGCAATGCCGGTACCGCCGCCGCGCAGCCTGTTCAGGTAAGCTCTGACGCCAGGCAATAGCTCCGACTCCTCTAATTCCGAAATGTAATTTACATAAAGGCGGTTCTTCCTCTCCGCCATGGCAAGCTTCTCAGCCTCTGTGAATTCCAGCCCGCCAATGTCCAGCAGAATATCAAGCGATCTTATCCGGCTCACCCCTTTCAGCCGTTCATTATCCGCTTCAGTAAAATCGAAACCAAGCTCTGACGCCAAAGACCTCCAGGCCAGATAATGATATTTCGCAGTATCTACTATGACACCGTCCAGATCAAAGATGGCACCTTTCATTTGCTTCAGTATGCTATAATCCGGCATACATTCATGACCTCCCTGTTGTTACTTTAGGTTCATATTTATCACTGTTATTCAGCAGTATTGGCACTTACATTTGAACCCG
Proteins encoded:
- a CDS encoding alpha/beta hydrolase; amino-acid sequence: METLLLWPEGAPGAQGISDEDCPAITPYLVEGSNNAAVLICPGGAYWLRAEHEGGPVAEWLNLLGISAFVLRYRVAPYRYPSALLDAQRALRTIRSRAEEFGIDPERVGILGFSAGGHLASTASGLFDRGNKEAEEALERESCRPDFSILCYPVISMTDEVTHEGSRENLLGANPPGELIRLLSGELQVTPDSPPAFLWHTAEDAAVPVENSLLLASALRRSGIPFDLHVYAHGEHGLGLAEEEPHTRSWTNACASWLQMNGYTK
- a CDS encoding peptide ABC transporter substrate-binding protein, whose product is MKKLLYVLLAMGMILGIGLTQEGRVSAEGSKQVFKIGVDVIPGLLDPALTVNDTESSVIKGLFEGLVRLNEKGQAVPGIAKSWKITGGGKTYTFALRTSAKWSNGQPVEAADFEYAWKRALSPQSYNSLAFKMYMIAGAQDYHNGKQKDASKVGIKALNDHTLQVTLAAPDYTFLQMLAENIYLPVNPAAVKANTSWAGSSKAFVTNGPFRLAAWDANRIVLVQNTGYYAAKEIHFSEVHFLKPAEGQLSNTDAYLDGGLDWIGSGENTRIDYYDQIAAYTNNEIYTYPYAGLYYYQFNVNEAPFNNVKIRKALAMAVDRKGLPYGTPAYGDVAPAIHGANETFRSEIKDTRYFKEDIKLAKRLLQEGLQEEGLSSLPEFSIIVNAEQNHDWIASLIVSGWKESLGIKATVEVQNWNELLDNRYSQNYTVARAGWRADYNDPAAFLEYFTSWSADNDSGWSSKLYDSYILQARQKQDPAERMRLYTRAEKLLIDEMVILPLYYYVADVLKQPNVHGVYVDFDGSIAFTRGYLK
- the pgmB gene encoding beta-phosphoglucomutase, with amino-acid sequence MPDYSILKQMKGAIFDLDGVIVDTAKYHYLAWRSLASELGFDFTEADNERLKGVSRIRSLDILLDIGGLEFTEAEKLAMAERKNRLYVNYISELEESELLPGVRAYLNRLRGGGTGIALGSASKNALFILDKLNIAGMFDAVVDGNKVSRAKPDPEVFLTAAQELGLQPGECVVFEDAEAGIAAGKAAGMQVVGIGRAEVLGEADIVVSGLHEL